From the Pseudomonadota bacterium genome, the window CAATAGACCCTCTGGCAATAAACCCTCTGGGAATCGACCGGCCGGCCAGAGGCACCCTGTGAACAAACCGCGGCCGGCGCCGCCGCGAAAACGCATGCCCGACCATGCCGTTTGACCCCTGCGCCGCGCTCACGGCCGAGATCATCGAGCGGGCGCGAGGGATCCGGCTCCTGGTGAGCGATTGCGATGGGGTTTTGACGGACGGTGGCGTCTATTACTCGGGTGTCGGCGAGGTCTCGAAGCGCTTCCATATCCGCGACGGCATGGGTGTGGAGCGCCTCCGCAAGCTCGCAGGGATCGACACGGCCCTCGTCTCCGGCGAGGGATCGCCGGCGCTGAAAAAGCGCGCCGAAAAGCTCTCTATTACCGAATGCCATCTCGGCATCGAGGA encodes:
- a CDS encoding HAD hydrolase family protein, coding for MPFDPCAALTAEIIERARGIRLLVSDCDGVLTDGGVYYSGVGEVSKRFHIRDGMGVERLRKLAGIDTALVSGEGSPALKKRAEKLSITECHLGIEDKAAVLQTIAAGRGLPLQALAYIGDDVNDLAAMALAGLSACPGDAFADVRENAHIVCTAHGGYGAFREFAEIIIAAGMRRAD